A single Mesomycoplasma ovipneumoniae DNA region contains:
- a CDS encoding nucleotidyltransferase, with protein MAIAIIAEYNPFHNGHIYQLEYVKKNFPNDKIYIILGGNFTQRGEISLANFETKKKIALKYGADFVIRLPFEYTSQAAHIFAQGALKLIFDHKIDKLIFGSESNDVQNLYNLANLWKNNIDEYNVHLKKALKLGNSFPNAAAIALEKISSQKIIYPNDILGFEYVKQIVLNNYPIQPYSLKRTVDYNETTPTGKFASATYLRKLISQNKSISEFSPMEFSQPVCSLALLYPKFQEIIRQKSPESLRKIWLVKEGIENLFKKHIDQPDLDSFLSATNSKRYTNSRIKRTMLYILFNIEDPSKFDETTVDLDCWKNQN; from the coding sequence ATGGCAATTGCAATTATCGCTGAGTATAATCCTTTTCATAATGGTCATATTTATCAGCTTGAATATGTTAAAAAAAACTTTCCTAATGACAAAATTTACATAATTTTAGGCGGAAATTTCACCCAACGAGGTGAGATTAGTCTTGCTAATTTTGAAACAAAAAAGAAAATAGCACTAAAATATGGAGCTGATTTTGTAATTAGATTGCCTTTTGAATACACAAGTCAAGCTGCTCATATTTTTGCCCAAGGCGCGCTAAAATTAATTTTTGACCATAAAATAGACAAATTAATTTTTGGATCAGAATCAAATGATGTTCAAAATCTGTATAATTTAGCAAATTTGTGAAAAAATAACATTGATGAATATAATGTTCATCTTAAAAAAGCATTGAAATTAGGCAATTCTTTTCCAAATGCAGCAGCAATTGCCCTTGAAAAAATTAGTTCGCAAAAAATTATTTACCCTAATGATATTCTCGGATTTGAATATGTTAAACAAATTGTGCTAAATAATTATCCAATTCAGCCATATAGTCTTAAAAGAACTGTTGATTACAATGAAACAACACCAACTGGAAAGTTTGCTTCAGCAACTTACTTGCGAAAATTAATTAGCCAAAATAAGTCAATTTCTGAATTTTCGCCAATGGAATTTAGCCAACCAGTTTGTTCGTTAGCCTTGTTATATCCAAAATTTCAGGAAATTATTCGTCAAAAGTCGCCTGAATCACTAAGAAAAATTTGACTAGTAAAAGAAGGAATTGAAAATTTATTCAAAAAACATATCGACCAACCTGACTTAGATAGTTTTTTGAGTGCCACTAATTCAAAACGTTACACAAATTCACGCATAAAACGAACAATGTTGTATATTTTGTTTAATATTGAAGACCCATCTAAATTTGATGAAACCACAGTTGATCTTGATTGTTGAAAAAATCAAAATTAA
- a CDS encoding P68 family surface lipoprotein, which produces MNFKKFFKPLLLLSPSPFLIASACAPSENTIDPKTQVVMTTSQGPFWPLIFGLNVYGKNEKGLIPYYNQKFKNDPDFAPVRLVLSDESKANTQKQTTENIKKLLDTNSDQLPSIVLGDSSTASVLQEHNRLLEIKSDKLNPGLFKDQIVKEYNSFNFGENKFYNIPFNINDVDSLRFNLDNLRIILDLVKKGGGKVDESTEFYKKAQESTQKGNSTPENSFFSNLEVKSADVFKDLNVNQDTFSNIEEALDFSTKFIDGVKIKADAKLDENTPNSSIFHIDYSDLSFHKNIISKTGKKFWEPKGEDLTFNIPTDTSLQDEFKKTYEKFTNTNKKIKQKVGQQTKILQAFQFKNFKGTGIGEWGGHDILQYRAVFGYDPGVGIKQSIDTQTTRNLFAVKKPELAKGFATFNDVFATNQPLKSHKNSPFFVYNSGGSSLIPIKTDTEKINKAAIKFLEWLFTGQNDIDKPGIMVDNADYLMENTGYFLPTKAVVTAEKLEQVKKKYQEYYDKIVDFESKNKKSIELVGEDAKKIDWSLYEKMANLRSVIISMESMLNAFKEDSSKVKILSDNGNFKQAKISATIIDSLIESTKFENSKTESSDKLLKLINQ; this is translated from the coding sequence ATGAATTTTAAAAAATTTTTCAAACCTTTATTACTTCTCTCACCAAGTCCTTTCTTAATTGCGAGCGCTTGCGCACCTAGTGAGAATACAATTGATCCAAAAACTCAAGTTGTTATGACAACAAGTCAAGGTCCTTTTTGACCATTAATTTTTGGACTTAATGTTTATGGTAAAAATGAAAAAGGATTAATCCCTTATTACAACCAAAAGTTTAAAAATGACCCTGATTTTGCGCCAGTTAGACTTGTTTTGAGTGATGAGTCAAAAGCAAATACTCAAAAACAAACAACTGAAAATATTAAAAAATTACTAGACACAAATTCAGATCAACTTCCGTCAATTGTTTTAGGAGATTCTTCAACAGCGAGTGTTTTACAAGAACATAATCGACTCTTAGAAATAAAAAGCGATAAATTGAATCCAGGATTATTTAAAGATCAAATTGTAAAAGAATACAATTCATTTAATTTTGGTGAAAATAAGTTTTATAATATCCCTTTTAATATAAATGATGTTGATTCACTCAGATTTAATCTTGATAATTTACGAATTATTTTAGATTTAGTAAAAAAAGGTGGCGGAAAAGTGGATGAGTCGACCGAATTTTATAAAAAAGCACAAGAATCAACTCAAAAAGGAAACTCGACTCCTGAAAACAGTTTTTTTAGTAATCTTGAAGTAAAATCTGCGGATGTTTTCAAAGATTTAAACGTAAATCAAGATACTTTTTCAAATATTGAAGAAGCATTAGACTTTTCAACTAAATTTATTGACGGTGTAAAAATAAAAGCAGATGCAAAACTTGATGAAAATACACCAAATTCTTCTATTTTTCATATTGACTATTCAGATCTAAGTTTTCACAAAAACATTATTTCAAAAACAGGTAAAAAATTCTGAGAACCAAAAGGTGAGGACTTAACCTTTAATATTCCAACAGATACATCCTTACAAGATGAATTTAAAAAAACTTACGAAAAATTTACAAATACTAACAAAAAAATCAAACAAAAAGTAGGTCAACAAACCAAAATTTTACAAGCATTTCAGTTTAAAAACTTTAAAGGAACAGGTATTGGTGAATGAGGAGGTCATGATATTCTTCAATATCGTGCCGTTTTTGGGTACGATCCTGGAGTTGGAATTAAGCAATCAATTGACACACAAACAACCCGTAATTTATTTGCGGTTAAAAAACCTGAACTTGCCAAAGGTTTTGCAACATTTAATGACGTCTTTGCAACAAATCAACCGTTAAAATCACACAAAAATTCTCCATTTTTTGTTTATAACTCAGGAGGATCATCATTAATTCCAATTAAAACTGATACAGAAAAAATTAATAAAGCAGCAATTAAATTTTTAGAATGACTCTTTACTGGCCAAAATGATATTGACAAACCCGGAATAATGGTCGATAATGCTGATTATTTAATGGAAAATACTGGTTATTTCCTTCCTACAAAAGCGGTTGTAACTGCAGAAAAATTGGAACAAGTAAAGAAAAAATATCAAGAATACTATGATAAAATTGTTGACTTTGAATCTAAAAACAAAAAAAGTATTGAGCTAGTTGGCGAAGATGCCAAAAAAATCGACTGAAGTTTGTATGAAAAAATGGCAAACTTAAGATCAGTTATAATTTCAATGGAATCAATGCTTAATGCTTTTAAAGAAGATTCATCCAAAGTTAAAATTCTAAGTGATAATGGTAATTTTAAACAAGCAAAAATTTCTGCAACAATTATAGATTCACTAATTGAATCAACAAAATTTGAAAATAGTAAAACCGAAAGTTCTGATAAATTACTAAAATTAATTAACCAATAA
- the yihA gene encoding ribosome biogenesis GTP-binding protein YihA/YsxC produces the protein MWKFLKSCPEQCFSEDQFAFIGRSNVGKSSLINALARQKIARISSTPGKTQLLNYYQTSQNKLIVDLPGYGYARLSHAKKDQIESMIFNYFSKNSNILLVFLLIDSQIGFTDLDFSMIEFLVSLNIKVQILANKIDKTNQSQRSKLLKVCKNLSLECLNVSAKTGANLDKIHQIINQEKISL, from the coding sequence ATGTGAAAATTTCTTAAATCATGTCCAGAGCAGTGTTTTTCTGAAGATCAATTTGCTTTTATTGGACGTTCAAATGTTGGAAAATCATCGCTAATTAATGCGCTAGCAAGGCAAAAAATTGCCCGTATTTCATCTACTCCTGGAAAAACTCAGCTTTTAAATTATTATCAGACTAGCCAAAATAAGTTAATCGTTGACCTTCCAGGTTATGGATATGCTCGCCTTTCTCATGCAAAGAAAGATCAAATAGAATCGATGATTTTTAATTATTTTAGTAAAAATAGCAATATTTTACTAGTTTTTTTGCTAATTGACAGTCAAATCGGTTTTACTGATCTTGATTTTAGTATGATTGAGTTTTTGGTTTCACTAAATATAAAAGTGCAAATTTTAGCTAATAAAATCGATAAAACAAATCAATCCCAGCGCTCAAAACTGCTAAAAGTGTGCAAAAATTTATCACTTGAGTGTTTAAATGTTTCGGCAAAAACTGGCGCAAATTTAGATAAAATTCACCAAATAATTAATCAAGAAAAAATTAGTCTATAA
- a CDS encoding ABC transporter ATP-binding protein produces the protein MIQIRNITKRLGTKIILDNISFYIPTNKLTFISGQSGVGKTTLLHIIAKIAKADSGQISFFDKNQQVLKNPNVDIFFQDVNLIENISAIDNVRIGTSILGYKFKQDEFSKNANFLNLDQSVFKTKMENLSGGEKQRIAILRSLNRGSEFILFDEPTAALDKENEQIIFEKIKQMSKNHTVVVISHNTEMIHKYADQIIFLQKDKPPIIKINDTNIIEDQNSEQTSETKHKKVAKVVQYKNKLNISPIFVIADISKKLTLSILIIIAFLAAVFSISFAFELNLGTAKVERQQKYTLSLDKNLIEKKSNAAFNQDEIKKISELESINALVANRPTTNINLHYENRKINLRDVDQVEINSFFKNRIENDLVNFEGKFIENAREIILSKSAIDILKIENPIGKTIHLVYDSNKEIEENQNKIELKIVGINNGIKSSVARLDTFNLISFPSFISTQSIKDLENLVKQNTVEENKEQNLQLFKEINSYIPSENAQSSALEPFKIPLKNTKVFPQNNLKLITGTFPRKVDEILLSTTAIDSNAKYKLKVGDIIQTNSPLNQTFNLLVVGIFDSPDSELYYHQDAKEFYTSFQPANLTAYLTTTDEQNNLDLEAKNAKFDLRITPPSSLIRVITSQSLAIISIVNKVTFAVFIIFVIILISFILVYAKTISESKQRMIGILKSLGGSTLLTLFYHTLNIVLISIIVLILSFVIIFPSMESIHILIVGNDFPAASQENLALILLSSWAGLSAAFILIYVLMSLITYKKTTQQLLK, from the coding sequence ATGATTCAAATTCGTAACATCACAAAACGACTCGGAACAAAAATAATTTTAGATAACATTAGCTTTTATATTCCAACTAATAAATTAACGTTCATTTCTGGTCAATCTGGTGTTGGAAAAACGACACTTTTGCATATTATTGCCAAGATTGCCAAAGCTGACAGCGGGCAAATTTCCTTTTTTGATAAAAATCAACAAGTTTTAAAAAACCCAAATGTTGACATTTTTTTTCAAGATGTCAATCTTATTGAAAATATTTCAGCTATCGACAACGTTCGAATTGGGACAAGTATTTTAGGTTATAAATTTAAGCAAGATGAATTTAGTAAAAATGCAAATTTTTTAAATCTTGACCAAAGTGTTTTTAAAACAAAAATGGAAAATCTCTCTGGTGGCGAGAAACAAAGAATCGCAATTCTTCGTTCTCTAAATCGGGGTTCAGAATTTATTTTGTTTGATGAACCAACTGCCGCCCTTGATAAAGAAAATGAACAAATTATTTTTGAAAAAATTAAGCAAATGTCAAAAAATCACACAGTTGTGGTTATAAGCCATAATACTGAAATGATTCACAAATATGCTGATCAAATAATTTTTTTACAAAAAGACAAGCCGCCAATTATTAAAATTAATGACACTAATATAATAGAAGACCAAAATTCTGAACAAACTAGCGAAACTAAACATAAAAAAGTTGCAAAAGTAGTTCAATATAAGAATAAATTAAATATTTCGCCAATTTTTGTTATTGCTGATATTAGTAAAAAATTAACGCTTAGTATTTTAATTATAATAGCTTTTTTAGCGGCCGTCTTTTCGATTAGTTTTGCTTTTGAATTAAATCTTGGAACGGCAAAAGTTGAACGGCAGCAAAAATATACGCTCTCACTTGACAAAAATTTAATTGAAAAAAAATCAAACGCTGCTTTTAACCAAGATGAAATTAAAAAAATTAGTGAGCTTGAATCAATCAACGCGCTTGTTGCAAATAGGCCAACGACAAATATAAACTTGCACTATGAAAATCGAAAAATTAATCTTAGAGATGTTGATCAAGTTGAAATTAATAGCTTTTTCAAAAACAGAATCGAAAATGATCTTGTTAATTTTGAAGGAAAATTCATTGAAAATGCTCGGGAAATTATCCTTTCAAAATCAGCAATTGACATACTTAAAATTGAAAATCCAATAGGAAAAACAATTCATTTAGTTTATGATTCTAATAAAGAAATTGAGGAAAATCAAAATAAAATTGAACTAAAAATTGTCGGAATTAATAATGGAATTAAAAGTTCCGTTGCTAGATTAGATACTTTTAATTTAATTAGTTTTCCATCTTTTATTAGCACTCAATCAATTAAAGATCTTGAAAATTTAGTTAAGCAAAATACAGTTGAAGAAAACAAAGAACAAAACCTTCAACTTTTTAAGGAAATTAACTCCTATATTCCTAGCGAAAATGCCCAAAGCTCCGCGCTTGAACCATTTAAAATTCCGCTAAAAAACACAAAAGTTTTCCCGCAAAACAATCTAAAATTAATAACCGGAACATTTCCAAGAAAAGTCGATGAAATTCTACTTTCAACAACAGCAATTGATTCAAATGCTAAATATAAATTAAAAGTTGGCGATATAATTCAAACAAACTCACCTTTAAATCAAACATTTAACTTACTTGTTGTTGGAATTTTTGACTCGCCAGATTCAGAATTATATTATCACCAAGATGCCAAAGAATTTTATACCAGCTTCCAACCAGCCAATCTTACTGCTTATTTAACAACAACTGACGAACAAAACAACCTTGATTTAGAGGCAAAAAATGCTAAATTTGACCTCAGAATTACTCCACCTTCAAGCTTAATTCGTGTGATAACTAGCCAATCTTTAGCGATTATTTCGATAGTTAATAAAGTTACTTTTGCGGTGTTTATAATTTTTGTTATTATATTAATTTCGTTCATTTTAGTTTATGCCAAAACAATTTCTGAATCAAAACAGAGAATGATTGGAATCCTAAAATCGCTTGGTGGTTCAACTTTACTAACACTTTTTTATCATACTTTAAATATTGTTTTGATATCGATCATTGTTCTAATTTTAAGTTTTGTAATTATTTTTCCGTCAATGGAATCAATTCATATTTTAATAGTTGGTAATGATTTTCCCGCCGCTTCTCAAGAAAATCTAGCCCTAATTTTATTATCGTCCTGAGCCGGACTTTCAGCTGCTTTTATTCTAATTTATGTTTTAATGTCGTTAATTACTTACAAAAAAACCACTCAACAGTTATTAAAATAA
- a CDS encoding thermonuclease family protein, producing the protein MPLFSLTSCYDYLSEIISEKIVPTDGLNPIKKLPIFSKNSRIKQGLTYTTFIKSVYDGDTFTDKNGMRFRIFGIDTPELELSRPNRLINVKTMKFHGLIAKKRLEQLILNRWISFEVVGHDPYERIIVVLKNEKREIINIKMVSEGLAIHRYAQYQNPKKTYYYPEYKSLIDQILKAQESAKKSKFMLWKEDISTIYGLKKLKK; encoded by the coding sequence TTGCCACTTTTTTCGCTTACAAGTTGTTATGATTATCTTTCAGAAATTATTTCAGAAAAAATAGTTCCAACTGATGGTTTAAATCCAATAAAAAAACTACCTATTTTTTCTAAAAATTCACGAATTAAACAAGGTCTAACTTATACAACATTTATAAAAAGTGTTTATGACGGTGACACTTTTACTGATAAAAACGGTATGCGTTTTCGGATTTTCGGGATTGACACTCCCGAACTTGAACTTAGCCGTCCAAATCGTTTAATTAACGTAAAAACTATGAAATTTCACGGTTTAATAGCCAAAAAACGTCTAGAACAGCTAATTTTAAATCGCTGAATTTCATTTGAAGTCGTTGGCCATGATCCGTATGAGCGGATTATTGTTGTTCTAAAAAACGAAAAGCGTGAGATAATTAATATCAAAATGGTTAGCGAAGGTCTTGCAATTCATCGTTATGCCCAATATCAAAACCCTAAAAAAACTTATTATTATCCTGAATATAAAAGTTTAATAGACCAAATTTTAAAAGCCCAAGAATCTGCCAAAAAAAGTAAATTTATGCTTTGAAAAGAAGATATTTCAACGATTTATGGACTTAAAAAGTTAAAGAAATAA
- the smpB gene encoding SsrA-binding protein SmpB: MKILIENKRAYFDYEIISKFTAGIVLEGWEVKSVQAKNISLVGSFCYFKGLELYLSNATISAYKGSRGQIDRSRKLLLHKHELKKIFKEKVTQKLTIIPLFVGLKNRRIKIEIALAKGKTKVDKRNAIKERDQKREAQKFLKNYY, encoded by the coding sequence ATGAAAATTTTAATTGAAAATAAAAGAGCTTATTTTGACTATGAAATAATTAGCAAATTTACAGCGGGGATTGTCTTAGAAGGATGAGAAGTTAAATCTGTTCAGGCAAAAAATATATCGCTTGTAGGTTCTTTTTGTTATTTTAAGGGTTTAGAACTTTATTTGTCAAATGCTACAATTAGTGCTTATAAAGGATCCCGAGGTCAAATTGATCGCTCAAGAAAACTTTTATTGCACAAACATGAGTTAAAAAAAATTTTTAAAGAAAAAGTTACACAAAAATTAACAATTATTCCACTTTTTGTTGGTCTAAAAAACCGTAGAATCAAAATCGAAATTGCACTTGCAAAAGGGAAAACTAAGGTTGATAAAAGAAACGCCATAAAAGAACGAGATCAAAAAAGGGAGGCGCAAAAATTTTTAAAAAATTACTATTAG
- a CDS encoding cation-translocating P-type ATPase, whose translation MIKKEKKEKIDYKNTDKITFLEQIDKKRGLNQEQIERSKNFFGENRLPKIPEKSLFFRILLQLKEPLTLVLIFVIIISVIISSVFEHDLPFWAKLISYLEPVVIALIIAINVFFSLVQETKSKKAIDAISDLNSPVSTLIRDGKKISLKSDEILVGDILEVSSGDLISADGLVIENKELSVSEAILTGESTSVFKDEFKNWDDKAAKVYSGTSVLNGQAKILVSDVGQNTELGKIASLVTKTDELESPLQKKIAKFSKIITFIAAFLAISFFFIYIFLVENGDFNQSKHAVIISLSLAIGFIPEGLIPLVTINLIIGVKKLAKNNAIVKDLKTIETLGAVSIVCSDKTGTITENKMQIKEIYYHQIESKNFWTQAVLNTTAYSFFDNSVEKYYGDPEEILILQKAKTFEIQKEAVEKQHKFLDKIVFSSKLKFSATFYEIDNKKFLFIKGAPEIIFKKADNLDPILEEKLTQMQNLGYRIFAFGYREIENELQPNENLENYVKNINISGLVCFQDPPRKEIKPIVKDLLDAEIKTIMITGDNFHTASSIAKNVEILGPESLATGNPDWKKDDFWRENVEKFHLYSRVQPEDKLEIVGALQSKKHVVAMLGDGVNDAPSLKKADVGFAMGITGSQVSKQVANVVLADDNFKTLYQAIKIGRNIVANIKKLFVFLLVANFSMLLSVIFATLIFKEQIFTSLQILWINVVSETFGGIALGLTNISKNVMNQGFLNENKSLFNKKLIFSIMFWAIFISFLALLSFWITNSQTFSFLIISISLSSLSYILAADESIFKYKFADLKFLHLGFLASFTSILIVSFIPGINFVFSQNDFSNSNYLILKNNYNYLLLLTIFAPFVLDQILKFFKIYFKKF comes from the coding sequence ATGATCAAAAAAGAAAAAAAAGAGAAAATCGACTATAAAAATACCGATAAAATTACATTTTTAGAGCAAATTGACAAAAAAAGGGGGCTGAATCAAGAACAAATTGAAAGATCAAAAAATTTTTTTGGCGAAAATAGACTACCAAAAATTCCGGAAAAATCGTTATTTTTCCGTATTTTATTGCAACTAAAAGAGCCGCTTACCTTAGTTTTAATTTTTGTTATTATTATTTCGGTTATTATTAGTTCGGTTTTTGAACATGATTTGCCTTTTTGAGCTAAATTAATTTCGTATCTTGAGCCAGTAGTTATTGCTTTAATTATTGCAATTAATGTTTTTTTCTCTTTGGTTCAAGAAACTAAATCAAAAAAAGCAATAGATGCAATTTCAGATCTTAACTCGCCAGTTTCGACACTAATTCGTGATGGAAAAAAAATAAGCCTAAAATCTGATGAGATTTTAGTAGGAGATATTCTTGAAGTTAGTTCTGGTGATTTAATTAGCGCCGATGGACTCGTCATTGAAAATAAAGAATTATCCGTATCTGAGGCAATTCTTACCGGTGAGTCAACATCAGTTTTTAAGGACGAATTTAAAAATTGGGATGATAAAGCCGCAAAAGTTTACAGTGGAACAAGCGTCTTGAATGGACAGGCAAAAATTTTAGTCTCAGATGTTGGCCAGAATACTGAACTTGGAAAAATTGCTTCACTTGTAACAAAAACAGACGAATTAGAATCTCCACTTCAGAAAAAAATCGCTAAATTTTCAAAAATTATCACTTTTATTGCCGCTTTTTTAGCAATTTCTTTCTTTTTTATTTATATATTCTTAGTTGAAAATGGCGATTTTAACCAGTCAAAACACGCAGTTATAATATCACTTTCACTAGCAATTGGCTTTATTCCCGAGGGTTTGATTCCGCTTGTTACTATAAATTTAATTATTGGTGTTAAAAAATTAGCAAAAAATAATGCGATTGTAAAAGATTTAAAAACAATTGAAACTCTTGGAGCAGTTTCAATTGTTTGCTCAGATAAAACTGGGACAATAACTGAAAATAAAATGCAAATTAAGGAAATTTATTATCACCAAATTGAGTCAAAAAATTTCTGGACACAAGCTGTTTTAAACACAACCGCATATAGTTTTTTTGATAACTCAGTTGAAAAATACTACGGTGATCCTGAGGAAATTTTAATTTTACAAAAGGCAAAAACTTTTGAAATTCAAAAAGAAGCAGTTGAAAAACAACATAAATTTTTAGACAAAATTGTCTTTAGTTCCAAACTTAAATTTTCAGCTACTTTTTATGAAATTGATAACAAAAAGTTTCTTTTTATCAAAGGGGCTCCTGAAATTATTTTTAAAAAGGCAGACAATTTAGACCCTATTTTAGAAGAAAAATTAACCCAAATGCAAAATTTAGGATACCGTATTTTTGCATTTGGATATCGTGAAATTGAAAATGAACTTCAACCTAATGAAAATCTAGAAAATTATGTAAAAAACATAAATATTTCAGGCCTTGTATGCTTTCAAGACCCGCCACGAAAAGAAATTAAACCAATTGTCAAAGATCTTTTAGATGCAGAAATTAAAACGATAATGATAACAGGAGATAATTTTCACACTGCCTCATCAATTGCAAAAAATGTTGAAATTTTAGGTCCTGAATCACTTGCAACAGGCAATCCTGATTGAAAAAAAGATGACTTTTGACGTGAAAATGTTGAAAAATTTCACCTTTATTCACGTGTTCAACCTGAAGATAAATTAGAAATTGTCGGCGCACTACAATCAAAAAAACATGTTGTTGCTATGCTAGGTGACGGAGTTAACGATGCTCCTTCATTAAAAAAAGCTGATGTTGGTTTTGCAATGGGGATAACAGGCTCACAAGTTTCAAAACAAGTTGCGAATGTTGTTTTAGCGGATGATAATTTTAAAACCCTTTATCAAGCAATAAAAATTGGCCGTAATATTGTTGCAAATATTAAAAAACTGTTTGTTTTTTTACTAGTTGCTAATTTTTCAATGCTTTTATCAGTTATTTTTGCAACTTTAATTTTTAAGGAACAAATTTTTACATCTCTACAAATACTTTGAATAAATGTTGTTTCTGAAACTTTCGGGGGAATCGCCCTTGGTCTTACAAATATTTCAAAAAATGTTATGAATCAAGGCTTTTTAAACGAAAATAAATCACTTTTTAATAAAAAACTGATTTTTAGCATAATGTTTTGGGCAATTTTCATCTCATTTTTAGCGCTGCTAAGTTTTTGAATCACAAATTCACAAACCTTTTCCTTTTTAATTATCAGCATTAGCCTTTCAAGTCTTTCTTATATACTTGCCGCCGATGAGAGTATTTTTAAATATAAATTTGCAGATCTAAAATTTTTACACCTTGGTTTCTTAGCTAGTTTTACTTCAATTCTAATTGTTTCCTTTATTCCCGGAATAAATTTTGTTTTTTCCCAAAATGATTTTAGCAACTCAAACTATCTTATTTTAAAAAATAATTATAATTATCTGTTACTTTTAACTATTTTTGCCCCGTTTGTATTAGACCAAATTCTAAAATTTTTTAAAATATACTTTAAAAAATTTTAA